A stretch of Halomonas elongata DSM 2581 DNA encodes these proteins:
- the betI gene encoding transcriptional regulator BetI, with amino-acid sequence MPKVGMEPIRRQQLIKATMAAIDEVGLADATVMRIARHAGVSAGIISHYFGGKDGLMEATMRQILHDLGAAVSARRQALSTTSPRAHLEAIIDGNFDRSQVTGPVAKTWLAFWASSMHQPQLQRLQNVNDRRLYANLCHQFRFLMPREQARDAARALAAMIDGLWLRGALTPEGLDSDRARRLAREYLDQLLRAQDARTPNSSHEPQPES; translated from the coding sequence GTGCCCAAGGTCGGAATGGAACCCATCCGTCGCCAACAGCTGATCAAGGCCACCATGGCCGCTATTGATGAGGTTGGCCTGGCCGATGCCACGGTGATGCGCATCGCGCGGCATGCCGGCGTATCCGCCGGGATCATCAGTCATTATTTCGGCGGCAAGGACGGTCTGATGGAGGCGACGATGCGCCAGATCCTCCACGACCTGGGCGCCGCCGTGTCGGCACGACGCCAGGCCCTGTCGACGACCTCCCCCAGGGCGCATCTGGAAGCGATCATCGACGGCAACTTCGATCGCAGCCAGGTCACCGGCCCGGTGGCCAAGACCTGGCTGGCCTTCTGGGCCAGCAGCATGCACCAGCCGCAGTTGCAGCGCCTGCAGAACGTCAACGACCGACGCCTGTATGCCAACCTCTGTCACCAGTTTCGTTTCTTGATGCCGCGCGAGCAGGCCCGCGACGCCGCTCGCGCCCTGGCCGCGATGATCGATGGTCTCTGGCTGCGCGGTGCCCTGACGCCCGAGGGCCTGGATTCAGACCGCGCGCGGCGCCTGGCACGGGAATATCTCGACCAACTGCTGCGAGCCCAAGACGCACGGACCCCGAATTCTTCACACGAACCCCAACCCGAGTCCTGA
- a CDS encoding choline ABC transporter substrate-binding protein, with translation MNKMTMGLATAAFALSASPSMAADDSCQPVRFAEVGWTDITATTALTTEVLEAMGYETRIDTVSVPIAYSGMKNGDFDVFLGNWMPSMASISDPYVERGEVERLDANLEGAKYTLAVPQYVYDAGVTSVADLDENAERFSHQLHGIEAGNDGNEMIQKMIDDDAFGLGDWQLVDSSEAGMLAELKARVPDEKWMVFLGWEPHPMNTNFDMAYLEGADDYFGPNLGGATVYTNTRAGYTEACPNVGNLLDNLSFTLEMENQLMGAIMDEGTDPRQAAKAYLQEHPEVLDSWLEGVTTKAGEPALPAVKQALSIEG, from the coding sequence ATGAACAAGATGACCATGGGGTTGGCGACTGCCGCTTTCGCGCTGTCCGCCTCGCCGTCAATGGCCGCCGACGACAGTTGCCAGCCGGTGCGTTTCGCCGAGGTCGGCTGGACGGACATCACCGCTACCACCGCACTGACCACCGAAGTATTGGAAGCCATGGGCTATGAGACCCGCATCGATACCGTTTCGGTGCCCATCGCCTATTCGGGCATGAAGAACGGTGATTTCGATGTCTTCCTCGGCAACTGGATGCCGTCCATGGCCTCGATCAGCGATCCGTACGTCGAGCGTGGCGAGGTGGAGCGACTGGACGCCAACCTGGAAGGGGCAAAATACACGCTGGCGGTACCGCAGTACGTCTATGACGCCGGCGTGACCTCGGTGGCCGACCTGGACGAGAATGCCGAGCGTTTCTCACATCAACTGCATGGCATCGAAGCCGGTAACGACGGCAACGAGATGATTCAGAAGATGATCGATGACGATGCCTTTGGCCTGGGGGACTGGCAACTGGTCGATTCCAGTGAGGCAGGCATGCTGGCCGAGTTGAAGGCGCGAGTCCCGGACGAGAAGTGGATGGTCTTCCTGGGGTGGGAACCGCACCCGATGAACACCAACTTCGACATGGCCTACCTCGAGGGCGCCGATGACTACTTCGGGCCGAATCTGGGCGGGGCCACGGTGTACACCAACACCCGGGCCGGTTACACCGAGGCTTGCCCCAATGTCGGGAACCTGCTGGACAACCTGAGCTTCACCCTGGAGATGGAAAACCAACTGATGGGTGCCATCATGGATGAGGGAACCGATCCCCGCCAGGCAGCGAAGGCGTATCTCCAGGAGCACCCCGAGGTGCTCGATAGCTGGCTCGAGGGTGTGACCACCAAGGCCGGCGAACCGGCGCTGCCGGCAGTCAAGCAGGCGCTGTCCATCGAGGGCTAA